A genomic window from Flavobacterium hankyongi includes:
- a CDS encoding chloride channel protein, which translates to MPNRISAYLQLRLRKFSRRFETLFFIVKELLSERNFIYFSCLVVAISCALAVIVLKIFAHNVFLWANYINKYLKLPYSNSILPIIGIVLTVFVVKRFLDGSIEKGSSNILYAVARKGGIVPRKQMYAQILTSSLTVGLGGSAGLESPIVITGAAFGSNFAQKYKLSQKDRILLLACGVSAGIGAAFNAPIAGVLFAIEVVLTDVTISAFIPIMISAATGSLVSQMILSDDILLNFKGEQNFDFHNTPYYILLGLLAGFVSVHHARTFRKVEHYFNHFSKKPYRKAIFGATMLAGLIFLFPTLFGEGYESIKTLSSSNPESLLENTLLEKYMSNEWILLIFIGVIALVKSVATGITLGSGGNGGNFAPSLFVGSYLGFFVSKSIELLGISSSLPVVNFTIVGMAGILSGLFHAPLTAIFLIGEITGGYNLMIPLMIVSSVSFAVSKRFEKHSMDVKALADKGDVFTSNKDLNILQSINSLNLIDTDIQTITLQSNLENLVELLSSKKQTIYPVIDENAALIGLIDFEKIRPIIFNSFQVKYTPIKDVVELPDVSIDFDESIESIMQKFETSQKSILPVIKFGKFYGFLSKIAILEAYRKKLKEIVIE; encoded by the coding sequence ATGCCCAATAGAATATCAGCATACCTACAACTAAGATTAAGAAAATTTTCAAGACGCTTTGAAACGTTATTTTTTATAGTCAAAGAATTATTATCTGAAAGAAATTTCATTTATTTTTCTTGTTTGGTAGTTGCCATTTCTTGTGCTTTGGCAGTAATTGTATTAAAAATCTTTGCTCATAATGTATTTCTTTGGGCAAATTATATAAACAAGTACTTAAAGTTACCTTATTCCAATAGTATTTTACCTATCATTGGAATAGTATTGACTGTTTTTGTAGTGAAACGTTTTCTTGATGGAAGCATAGAAAAAGGAAGTTCAAACATCCTTTACGCTGTTGCCAGAAAAGGAGGAATTGTACCTCGAAAACAAATGTATGCACAAATTCTTACTAGTTCATTAACAGTTGGTTTAGGAGGATCGGCAGGACTTGAAAGTCCCATTGTAATTACGGGTGCCGCGTTTGGTTCTAATTTTGCTCAAAAATATAAACTCTCTCAAAAAGATAGAATTTTACTACTTGCCTGTGGTGTTTCTGCTGGTATTGGAGCAGCATTTAATGCTCCAATCGCTGGGGTTTTATTTGCAATAGAAGTTGTATTGACTGATGTGACTATTTCCGCCTTTATTCCAATCATGATTTCGGCGGCAACAGGATCTTTAGTATCTCAAATGATATTAAGTGATGACATTTTATTAAACTTTAAAGGAGAACAAAATTTCGACTTTCACAATACACCATACTATATTTTATTAGGTCTTTTAGCAGGATTTGTTTCAGTGCACCATGCGCGAACATTTAGAAAAGTAGAGCATTACTTTAATCACTTTAGTAAAAAACCGTACCGCAAAGCCATTTTTGGTGCTACAATGTTAGCAGGATTAATCTTTTTATTTCCTACATTATTTGGCGAAGGATATGAGAGTATCAAAACATTATCTTCTTCAAACCCTGAAAGTTTATTAGAAAATACTTTACTTGAAAAATATATGTCCAACGAATGGATATTACTTATTTTCATAGGTGTTATTGCATTGGTAAAATCTGTTGCTACTGGAATTACTTTAGGAAGTGGCGGTAACGGAGGTAATTTTGCTCCATCTTTATTTGTAGGCTCTTATTTAGGTTTTTTCGTATCTAAATCAATAGAATTATTAGGCATATCATCAAGTCTTCCTGTTGTAAACTTCACAATTGTAGGGATGGCTGGCATACTTAGCGGATTATTTCATGCTCCATTAACTGCTATATTTTTAATTGGAGAAATTACTGGTGGTTATAATTTAATGATTCCTTTAATGATTGTTTCTTCAGTAAGTTTTGCAGTGTCTAAAAGATTTGAAAAACATTCAATGGATGTTAAGGCATTAGCAGATAAAGGAGACGTTTTTACGAGCAATAAAGATTTAAACATTCTGCAAAGCATTAACTCTTTAAATTTAATTGATACTGATATACAAACAATTACTCTTCAAAGCAACTTAGAAAATTTAGTTGAATTACTTTCATCAAAAAAACAAACTATTTATCCAGTAATTGATGAAAATGCTGCGTTAATAGGACTTATTGATTTTGAAAAAATCAGACCAATAATTTTTAATTCGTTCCAAGTAAAATATACTCCGATAAAAGATGTTGTAGAATTGCCAGATGTAAGCATTGATTTTGATGAAAGCATAGAAAGCATTATGCAAAAATTTGAAACTTCACAAAAATCAATTTTACCCGTTATAAAATTCGGCAAATTTTATGGTTTTCTATCAAAAATAGCTATTCTAGAAGCCTACAGAAAAAAACTAAAAGAAATTGTAATCGAATAA
- a CDS encoding OstA-like protein: MNTLYIKLTCIALLFSLSPIWSQTQPAPKDSKQVIIENSDFFDISESEVPGAIVLTGNVRIIHEGVRMTCNKAYHFTKANFVKAFGNVNMVQGDTLTMTSKYAEYNGNTKFAYATGNVVMRDPKMTLVTDTINFDRNSQLAYYNSQGTITDPENTLTSKSGKYYLSQKKFQFQTAVTVTNPRQTIKTNHLDYYTNSGHAYVFGPSTITSSSNTIHTTKGFYDTKKDEGKLQKGSKIVYKDRLIEGDDIYYDRKQDFAKAKNNVKITDTINNFVVKGHYAEVYKKKDSMFITKKALVTTLFEKDSVYFHAKKLVVTGKPTERIIKGYNNARFYKKDMSGKCDSIHYDQKKGLTQMIGKPIFWNGKNQMTGDLMHLISDAKSERIDSLKVLNNAFIVSKDTVGTGYNQVKGQNLYGKFKDNKLHEVDVVKNTEVIYYMRNDKQELIGINKNVSSKINMILEGNTIETITFFTNVDGNIYPENELPENARLLKGFIWRGDEQILSLADIFPKEELEIDAKVQEEAKKKLLEPDLPMEATKETLEYDKPKKVESTKAKVQRPKSSKVKK; encoded by the coding sequence TTGAATACACTATATATTAAACTTACTTGTATTGCTCTACTCTTTAGTTTGTCGCCAATTTGGTCACAAACACAACCTGCTCCTAAAGACAGTAAACAAGTTATCATAGAAAACTCAGATTTTTTTGATATTTCAGAAAGTGAAGTCCCAGGAGCAATTGTTCTTACTGGAAATGTGCGCATCATTCACGAAGGAGTTCGTATGACTTGTAACAAAGCCTATCATTTTACTAAAGCAAATTTTGTTAAAGCTTTTGGAAATGTTAATATGGTTCAAGGTGATACGCTTACAATGACCAGTAAATATGCAGAATATAACGGAAATACAAAGTTTGCATACGCCACAGGAAATGTAGTGATGCGTGATCCAAAAATGACTTTGGTGACTGACACTATTAATTTTGATCGTAATTCTCAACTGGCTTATTATAATTCTCAAGGAACTATAACTGATCCAGAAAATACTTTGACTAGTAAATCAGGTAAATATTACTTATCACAAAAAAAGTTTCAGTTCCAAACGGCTGTAACAGTTACTAATCCTAGACAGACAATTAAAACTAATCATTTAGATTATTACACAAACTCAGGACATGCCTATGTTTTTGGGCCATCCACCATTACTTCAAGCAGCAATACCATTCATACAACAAAAGGATTTTATGATACTAAAAAGGATGAAGGAAAACTCCAGAAAGGATCCAAAATAGTTTATAAAGACCGACTCATAGAAGGTGATGATATTTATTATGACCGAAAACAAGATTTTGCTAAAGCGAAAAACAATGTAAAAATTACAGATACTATAAACAACTTTGTAGTTAAAGGCCATTATGCAGAGGTTTACAAGAAAAAAGATTCCATGTTTATTACTAAAAAAGCATTGGTAACTACTCTTTTCGAAAAAGACTCTGTTTATTTTCATGCTAAAAAATTAGTAGTAACAGGAAAACCTACAGAAAGAATCATTAAAGGATACAACAACGCTCGTTTTTACAAAAAAGATATGAGCGGTAAATGTGATTCTATTCATTATGATCAGAAAAAAGGTCTGACACAAATGATTGGAAAACCTATTTTTTGGAACGGTAAAAACCAAATGACAGGAGATTTAATGCATTTAATTTCTGATGCAAAATCAGAACGAATAGATTCCTTGAAAGTACTAAACAATGCATTTATTGTTTCAAAAGATACAGTTGGAACAGGATATAATCAAGTGAAAGGACAAAATCTGTACGGGAAATTTAAAGACAACAAACTTCATGAAGTTGACGTGGTTAAAAATACAGAGGTTATCTATTACATGCGAAATGACAAGCAGGAACTAATAGGAATTAATAAAAATGTAAGTAGCAAAATCAATATGATTTTGGAAGGAAATACAATTGAAACCATAACATTTTTCACTAATGTTGATGGAAACATTTATCCTGAAAATGAACTTCCTGAAAATGCACGACTATTAAAAGGATTTATTTGGAGAGGTGATGAACAAATTCTTTCATTAGCTGATATTTTTCCCAAAGAAGAACTAGAAATAGACGCTAAAGTTCAAGAAGAAGCCAAGAAAAAATTACTTGAACCAGATCTTCCAATGGAAGCGACTAAGGAAACATTGGAGTACGACAAACCTAAAAAAGTCGAAAGTACAAAAGCCAAAGTACAAAGGCCAAAGTCGTCGAAAGTCAAAAAATAA
- a CDS encoding cation:proton antiporter has protein sequence MTSAIIITLCSLLLIAYLFDVTSSKTKIPSVIILLLLGWLTKQSTIVLEINFPDLSNVLPILGTIGLILIVLEGSLELEFNSSKLNIVKKSVVVALLPILVLSFGIAYLMGYYYNIPLKTALTNIFPISVISSAIAIPSAKNIPSSEKEFITYESSLSDIFGVILFNFVALNTDFGTKSFGYFVFEFLLMIIISFASTLLLTYLLGKIKNHVKFIPIILIIILIYAVSKLYHLPALIFILFFGLIIGNVDELKHIPYIKKFHTEILNKEVKELSKLTNEITFLIRSLFFILFGFLIDTSELLNSETFIWSLGITISIFAVRFIFLKIFSLPTKSLLFFAPRGLITILLYLSIPINEKIELVNKSLIIQVIVLTAIIMMIGLMINPTTKLKEKI, from the coding sequence ATGACTTCCGCCATAATTATTACACTATGTTCGTTACTATTAATTGCCTACCTATTTGATGTTACATCTTCAAAAACCAAAATACCATCTGTTATTATATTACTCCTTTTAGGCTGGTTAACAAAACAAAGCACCATAGTATTAGAAATTAATTTCCCTGATTTATCTAATGTTTTACCAATACTTGGAACAATAGGATTAATTTTAATTGTGTTAGAAGGTTCATTAGAACTGGAATTTAATTCATCTAAACTAAATATCGTAAAAAAATCTGTAGTTGTAGCCTTACTGCCAATACTAGTTCTTAGTTTTGGAATAGCTTATTTAATGGGTTACTACTATAACATCCCTTTAAAAACTGCTCTCACCAATATTTTTCCTATTAGCGTAATAAGTAGCGCTATCGCTATACCAAGTGCTAAAAATATACCTTCTAGTGAAAAAGAATTTATAACATACGAGAGTAGTCTTTCTGATATTTTTGGAGTCATTCTTTTCAATTTTGTAGCATTAAATACTGATTTTGGAACAAAATCTTTCGGATACTTTGTTTTTGAGTTCCTTTTGATGATTATTATTTCTTTTGCATCAACACTTCTTCTAACTTATTTATTGGGTAAAATAAAAAATCATGTCAAATTTATTCCAATAATTCTAATCATAATTCTGATTTACGCTGTATCCAAATTATATCATTTACCTGCTTTAATTTTTATACTTTTCTTTGGTTTGATAATTGGCAATGTAGATGAATTAAAACATATTCCTTATATCAAAAAGTTTCATACTGAAATTTTAAATAAAGAAGTCAAGGAACTTAGTAAATTAACCAACGAAATTACTTTCTTGATAAGATCTTTATTTTTCATTCTTTTTGGTTTTCTCATTGATACTTCAGAATTATTAAATTCTGAAACTTTCATTTGGTCGCTTGGTATAACTATAAGCATTTTTGCCGTGCGCTTTATCTTTTTAAAGATCTTTTCCTTACCAACTAAATCTTTACTATTTTTTGCCCCAAGAGGATTAATTACAATTTTATTATACTTATCAATACCTATTAACGAAAAAATTGAACTAGTTAATAAATCCTTAATAATACAAGTAATTGTTCTTACTGCAATCATTATGATGATTGGATTAATGATTAATCCCACAACTAAATTGAAAGAAAAAATATAA